TCTCGAGCCCACTGCAAACTCCCATTTTTCTGTCAAACCCGAGACCCACGGAGcatatttccttcaaagtttaaaaaactaaggtaaaatcttgaacccaagtccatatttgctttatatcgttgttgaatctgtgatttgtggaatgggttgtccgattttgtgggaaatttttctgggtttgaaccagtggctcgataggttcgattatggttcgatagtaggctcgataaggtagtttgaacagttcgatgatggatcgattatggctcgatatgagctcgacatgagctcgataagagctcggtaggatatgttgtattatattacaagggctcgataggttcgataatggttcgatatgagactagactgtagctcgatggttatttatctagacagacagatttttcatagctcgataggttcgataatggttcgatatgagactagactgtagctcgatggttatttatctagacagacagatttttcttagctcgataggctcgatgctggctcgataggctcgataaatttaggttgttgatatttctcgatggaactcgatagtttttcgatagtgctcgatagggtatgtttcagctcgatgatagctcgatagagatcgatagagctcgatgacaacttatttcagtgtttttttgaaattttttttattctgttttcttacaaaaaaaatttcatgtgttgttacagatgcctaagttgcttgttccgttcagtgatcactttcctggtcgagtgacatatcggggtagtagtactttaaatcacatcaagaccaggtttttggagctcgggctgcttgaaagggctaaggaatccccttttaagcaattctttttggcttcggagtttaatttctccggagtcttggtgcatcaactgttgctgaggaaaatcgccagcaacaacgaagatgaggtgcattttttcttggggtcgaagtcttgtagattcggcatgggagagtttgccctggtgacggggttggatttcagtgccttcccgtcaccagaagagttggaagggcgtaatctcagcgatcggttgataaaggagtatttcaacgatgctgagaaagtaaagctgtcacaggtggaccatgctttcaagacttgtacggttgtggaagatgtgtacaagcttggtctatgtctgtttgttgagggggttctgaatgccattgagggaaaactgcacatttggcgagatattctaaaaattgttgagaatgtagagtacttcttcagctatccatgggggaagtactcttataagaggctattgcattcttgtaagaaggacatggtgaagcaaaaggccaactatgatgccaagaaggatgccaaggtgcagcaagagtccaaatacagtatgtatggttatgcccccgccttacagtactgggcatatgaggctatccaacagcttgcggtggagcttgttgtgagctcgggaaacatgttcccgaggatgcttagctggtcGCATCGgaagaacaaggatttcaccaagtccgtcatcgcaccgatattattgaagaagaatgtaagttatgttgttttttttttatctatatgcttatattttatcattatttgagttaaccaaatgttttatgttgtttgcagttaattgttcttccgatgttgaagcctcggccagcagaaaaagactattacttgtctttgactgagggagatcttcccctttatcctgggcttggccaggatccctcggagactgatgaggaggaggatgcgacttttgagaaaatggcagagaaagtttctcaggctaccgaggcagccaagatatttattgatgctgccccgggggaggaggttgcaggtcccacccctcctattcccccagcctcagcctcagccccagcctcaacctgtgccccaacatcagccccagcctcagccccagcatcaacctgtgccccaacatcagccccagcctcagtgtcagccccaacaccaaccccaccaccagcctcagcctcagcccctgagctggccgacttgattgagcggttggacagagtcgagggtcgacaggagaccctcttgaagaaccagtcagtgatcttggacgtactcagtcagatcctgacatttgttaaggagaaaccgagggggtccaatgaagattcagagtcagagtcattggatcttccgctagactatgttgatgatccaacgacgccccctaccatcattgtgacaccagatgctgagactccgggagtcgttattgtcaaccctgaggatgttgctggggttcagtttcagagggctagacgccaaagacgcaagccagattggtttgaggactatacggatcccacgaggaaaagacctcgcactgcTGCAGCTGCACCAGCAGACGAGGCTACACAAGAGGCTACACAtgtgctggaccctctcaagaagccagatcccaaacagtataggacaatgtgcaagtggcttcttggagacatgcccaacaagaccccgcgggatgtaaagactgggagtcacggtccagcatggtttctgacgttgaagacaccccagtcgtggctcaatgatggggtaagcaatttatacctaattatggactattttcaattttacatgttttatttttactgactcgatgtgagctcgataggagttcgatagtagttcgacatggatgttaaaataggggttgttctttactatttcagagtggctcgatgtgagctcgatggagctcgataggtagttcgatagggatgttaaaatagattgtttttttactgttttagagtggctcgatgtgagctcgatattagttcgatagggatgttaaaagctcgatgtgagttcgatatgagttcgatagtgaaaattcccttaacaaagtggctcgatgtgagctcgatggagctcgatagggagttcgatagggatgttaaaataggttgtctttactatttcatgatggctcgatgtgcgctcgataggtagttcgatagggatgttaaagtaggttatttttactgtttcatactggctcgatgtgagctcgataggagttcgatagtagttcgacatggatgttaaaataggggttgttctttactgtttcagagtggctcgatgtgagctcgatggagctcgataggtagtttgatagggatgttaaaatagattgttttttttactgttttagagtggctcgatgtgagctcgatattagttcgatagtagttcgatagggatgttaaaagctcgatgtgagttcgatatgagctcgatggagctcgatagggagttcgatagggatgttaaaataggttgtctttactatttcatgatggctcgataggtagttcgatagggatgttaaagtaggttatttttactgtttcagactggctcgatgtgagctcgatagtagttcgatggtagttcgatagggatgttaaagtagtttgtttttttactgtttcatactggctcgatatgagctcgatatgagttcgatgtgagctcgatggagctcgacatcagcattttatgatggtttttgctaatttttttatcgtactctcttttgcagcatattgatgcggcagaacacatgcttcgtatgcgtcgcaagtattttcccaatatatatcgacagaatgcagttgtgatgaacagttatttctcacaagtgatacctgcccgatatgatcagttcaagaaaacagccgacaaaacaaagtattattgggatgctgacattatgtccatgttgaccggcatcgagcagcagtttctggcatcttggggaggagttgaggatgtatattggtgccagaactatggacaacaacattggtttgccattgaggcttccatttctagttggactctgactgtttacgattcagacaactcggtgattagtgacgcaaagcttgaggatattatgagtccatggtgctttatgctaccttctctgttaatgcagagtaaactgtttactgatagcttgatgttgaagattccatcagcaggaaataggccgcatcagttcacattgcgttgcaaacagaaacacgagctccctcagtcaaagagaaggtaacaaacatcatcttcatactaattttgtttctaactaaatttatagtaatgtgcacttaatatatatattttttttacagtggggattgtggtgtgtatgctatcaagtatattgagcatctaatggtcggtcttccattggaagctatctgcgatgaaaatatggaggtgttcaggaacaagtggaccacagacttgtggtatcaaaatttgttaccttgatgattgtatatatacagggtctttacatgtacagtttgttgttcacatttttttataattttcatgggctgttatcgagctaatatcaagctatatcgaactgttattgaattatcaaaatttgttaccttcataaaaagagtttattaatacaacaagttcaaatgggaaaaaagagtttaaagcctagctttgccataaacataacttttcagaaaaatcaaataaaaagagtttattaatacaacaagttcaaatgggaaaaaaaagtttaaagcctagctttgcatgtagccctgttgtggccaagaccaccacacatgctacacttgcgatgactgggaatgatttctccattcgatggagtgcggtttgtcttccttcttcccaccttattcttcttcggtcgaccaactggttgtttttcaacgggaaccccaacttgcattttctctatgttctcgggaacttcccaatcatcctcattgccagttgggtaaattgtttctttgtaagactccctccacatctcagtagtgtaatatggtgaacacagtgagtaaatgttgacattgcgcaacatggccgcagccacaccatgaacacaagggtaacccattatttgaaactgaccacaagagcatgatttggtcatcaaattcacctcaccatcaccttctgggtctaccacatgaaattcaaactgtccaagaggatggactttcaagtaccttgcatcatccgcaatgcctgagacatctttctcatatgtTGTTGCTAATTtcgatgtgcacttctctacctcctcacgacgcgcggcaaaccatgactgaattgtgaaacgaatgaattccacaaaagtagtgactgggaaggttcttgcgtctctggttttgttgttgaaactttcagcgtagttgcttgtcattacattgtatcgattcccaggaaagtatacacgagtccacttatcgaagccaataccctcgagatattgagctatggcaggatccatttgctttatattattgaagaacctgtgaaattttgacttccgaaatgcatatgccgcattatacatctccttgtgacagtgatcggtcttgaacttagcgattacattcatacttatgtgatggtagcatgcgccgtggtaggcatcggggaagaccaactcaagagcatgaataatgctagcatgcctgtctgaaacaaaagacagattatcaacaactccaatggcttccttcaatttcatcatgaaatacttccaagaagcatgattctcactgtcaacaatcgcgaatgcaattggataaatgtggttattcgcatccaatgcgacagcacacaacatgtggccaccgtaccttgactttaagaaagtgccgtccacacatataacaggacgacatgatgtaaatccccttctacaaactccgagtgagaagaaacagtaaagaaagcgaccgtcatctgtgacaaaatcagtaattgtacctggattcttttgctgcagcatgtacaggtaagaaggtaacttggagtacgattcttcaggtgtccccctaacataaccgagtgccttctctctgcatctccaagccttaatataactcatatcgatcccaaaattattcttcatatcctcctttatgctgtttggtggatagctagtgccatcagtagcatatttgttcttgataaggtgcccaatgacagaaggtgctgcttgacggtggtctttttgtcgcaattctagtgagcaagtatgtacactattataaacagtgatctcaaacatctctgatcgcgctacttttttccctcttattctccaaccacaatcaggatccttgcaggtgatatacaacacatcagtaccagacttcttaaccataaactcaaaattattcttcattgcaaagagagccgctttggttttcaattccatcttgttctcaaatgtcttcccaagatgtaattcccccaacgctataccggatgagggtgattcagaacgactacaagctatgatatcttcttttgtaaacatgggagcactccattttctgtgatcttctgttgaacatattgaaatgttccctgtatagttatattctgttccaccatgacgactagagctggtgccaggtgttcggcgtccttgacttggtgggttcgtccgtgcaatatgacgtattggttgttcttgtgcttcttctacttgcaaatgttcagctaATAGATCATCATCCACCGAATTGTCTCCTAATTCCTCATTGTGTTCGGCTAccggatcgtcattcacataggggttgtactcatactggttgtccctcaggtcaccaataggaaatcctaaagtactggctgctccctcaggtccgggagtggaatatgggtctgcaatgacaatctttttaacaggagtgacacacaaggccaacctttctttagatgttactcctatgaatgcacggacaccaagatcactttcaacatgaacgggtgtaaacggttggtcgccacaagtgtaaggaacctccaatttcaactcatacatctgtttatcaactttaagttccttgtgcaatatgtcaagaagttgcaagtacgttacagtatcctccatcggtatcaccgtgcattgagggtccttgaaaatccacttattcccttgtaattcccaaacaccattgtaggttacaaaaacgtagacaatagagcctgtgttggaaaaaaaaacattaacattgtcaggaaaactgtcatttttccagaaatgcaataaaaaataacattatcgagctttatcgagctattatcgagttggaatcgagctaccatttctcaaaacagaacacaaacctaaccaaaccctccatcgaacccctatcgagctattatcgagttatCATCGAGCTACCATTTTTCAAAACAGAACATATACCTAACCAACCCTCCATCGAACccatatcgagctattatcgagttagcatcgagctatcatttctcaaaaccgaccataaaacacaaccaaaccctcaatcgaaccctatcgagctcatatcgagctactatcgagctcacatatTATAGATCCATTCGACCCcttatcgaacccttatcgagtttccatcgagcactaaaccgaacctatcgagctattatcgagctaacatcgagctcttacaaagaccttcttctacataccatcgaaccgttatcgaaccgttatcgagcttctatcgagcaaaaaaattgcagaaaacccagaaaaacacagatcgcggaatctctaaaaaaatcccgaaaaatacaccaatataggctcagatctgttcaaaatagccaaaaaaaatgtaaacaaataatacccaacacaaaatgtaaaatctcattacccatggtttttctcctccaaaaactctcaaaatagatgttgcctttgatattaacgaattcacagaaacaatggagataactaacaatgattttgacaagaaaattatacaaaattgtaggttttatggagatttcgtgagaattagagagagagagggaggagagtggaagagaaggttttgtgaatttttgatataatgggaggggtattttgggtatgggaggaaagtttagcattaatttgaaaatattattaatgttgggattttttggtaatattagctattattagagataaaaagtgaaatttcccttgcAGAATACTCCCCCGCTGTTAGATCATTAATCCAACTTTCAATGGCCCATATTAATGCAGCATTCATGAGCTTCCACTGTTGGAtcattataataaaaattaatggctCCGATCAAGAAGTGAAATGTCTTTCCGCCTCCGTACCAAGCGGGATGGAATATATTGATAACAAGTGCCTCCAACCAGAGCACACGATAAACTAACATTAACTAAAAGTTCTCCAAAACAACTGAGAAAGCAGAGAAAGTCCCAACAAAGATAATCTACCATGAAGAACAACTCAAATAAAAACAACTAGAACATTCTAAACACTACAAACGAAACCCCGAGGGGACGCCGAAGGCTAAAACAAAACTGTGCTCAGGCAATGAGCACCGCCTTACGTCGTCTTCCTCAATCCTGCGAAGTTTGTTAGGAGACCTCTGCCTACTTTGTCCGATGCAATCTGGCCTTCCAGCTTATTGATTCTCACCCATTTTGCTACTTTGTGAGCTGCATGGTTGACTATTCTCGGTATATGTTGTACTTCCCATAGTCTCCATTTGTTCACTGCATCTTTGAACTGGATGACTATTTCTATGACCTTAAAAGTCAATTCTTGAATGATCACTATCCTTTAACGCCTGCACTGCTAAGCTTCTATCCGACTGAAAAATAATTCCAATGAACTTTCCTTCTTCACTCCATTTTGCTGCATTAGACAACGCCATCATCTCTCTTATGGTCAGGTCTGGGACTGTTGTTCTTTTAGCAAAGGCATTGACCATTTCCTCATTTTCATCTCTCTGAATAGAGCAGCAACTATTGAGTGGTGAAGCCCCACTTAAACATCTGTGTTACATATTACCCAACCCGGTGGAGGTGGAATCCATTCCCTCAATCTAGCGTCCATGATCTCACTAGATTCCTCAAGCTCACTCATCCTGAAATTTATTCTTGTTGTCAAGATCCCCATACAAGTCTTGCGTCTCTATGAGTGATTTCATTCCTTTCTCTCCATATATACTCTATTATGGCTGAACCAGCGAGGAATTTGTTGAAACTTAGTCCCCGTAGTCGATGAGTATCATCTTTGAACCATTGGAGCCACTCTTTCCAGTTGGTGATTCTAACTTGggaaattatcttgaatttttgTGTTGTTCTTTATTACACTTTGAAAATGAATtctagttttattattatttctaatatATCTGGTTATTGTAAATTCTATTTTGTATAACTTGGGAGCATTTTTTTTATCCGGTGAGTTCCAACCACCACCCAAACTAACCTTCCCGTCCCAAGTATGTTTCGTTAGTTAAGCTCCAACTCTCTATCTCTTCGATTCTGTCCTCGTATTTCTTTTCATTGTTGATACTTCGTATTTTGTAAATTTAAAAGTGTATTGATAAAGTTTAAATCGTATAAATATTAACTTCAACAtacgacttttttttttttggcaaaacaatattttatgATGAGTGCTTCACATTTTCTAATAAATAAATGGAAAGGACTCATATCCTCTATCATTCCCTTGTCTAATTTTCAATTTaaccattttttttaattcattaaaaTTAGGAAGATTTGTGATAAAACTAAActaaattattatattttgtaATACTTAAATACCCAAATTAATTTTTAGTGATAAACATACATTTTGTCCATATTTTGGTACAACCGTTTCTTTTACTGTTAAATTCATTTATGtggtattaaatttttttataatttatgtaCTTTCATcgcaaatattattttaattgagTACTTTCATATATGTGTTGCAACGAATTTAATAGTGGAAATAAACAATTATACCAAATTGCACTAAAATATAAACAGTACTTTAACCGTAAAAAAATAACTTTATACTTAATGCTACAAACATAATAACTTAGTTATTTTTtgttgtaaatataaaaaaaaattaaatctctCTTCTACCAACACTTAACAGAATTTGGGAAGtcctaataaatatatatatatataataaatatatatatatatttatatcttcaTTTTAAATGATAAAGTTGTATTCCTCTGAAGCATCATATGCGCTCTCCGCCTTATAACTATGAAAACAAGGAGAGTAAAGACTGGTAAAGAAAATTCCCTAGCATTCAGATAAAGAAACCGTTTGAGGTCACGAGCTACAGAAAGAAGATTGCCATACCTTCCGAGTTGCAACCAATTTGTGTAACCTATTCCATGTTCTGTCCAACATAACTGCTATAACCATACgaacttttattgataataatccATGAATCTTATCGACACCTAATATACAAAAAGAAGGGGAATTAGAGCCTAGATTGGGTCCCTCCAGCCACCACCAGTGTTTCTCCAGTTATGTAAGAAGCATCATCAGACGCCAAAAAAGCAGTAGCAGCAGCCATGTCTTCAGTGGTTCCAAGCCTCTTAAGCAGAGTCTTCTCCTCAAGCTCCTGCTTCTGCAATAAATTTCAAATCAGATATTAGTCGGCAAGGAAACTCAGAGCAGAGTTTTTTTGGTGAGATGTGTATTACCCAATTGGGATTAGAAATCTACTTACAATAGCAGCATCTCTAGTAAGAAAATCCGCAAAATGTGTTGGTACAAAACCAGGTGCAACACAGTTTACTCGAGTATTTGGGGCCATTTGAGCAGCAAGTGCCTAGAGGAATATTGAGAAAATATATGAACACATAATCAGCACAGCCGAAAAAGTTCTTAATGAAATAAACGATGTAAGACGTTCGAACCAATTACTTGCCTTGGTAAGCCCCAAGAGGGCAGTTTTAGTGACCCCATACATTGCCAAGGTACGGTCAGGTTGGAAACCAGCGATAGAGGAAATGAAAACAACTGAAGAACCCTTTGTCAAGTGAGGAGCTGCATCCTATTAACATAATCAAGTGGAATCATACCTTAACTATCATGTCTAGGTTATGTGTACTAATTAGTAATAAAACCCGCAGTGGTCATAAAATCAATAAAGTTTTTTCATGACCTGAGAAGGGACGactcaattttttattcattctTATTTCCTACAAACCTTTCCAGTTGCAATGCTTTAAATTACAGATTAGTTTCCTACAAACATGCCTCTAAAATATTATGTGCTCAAAATGAAGTTGGGAAGATAAACTGGTCATTCGTGAAAATGGTTAACTAGCTGAAGACCAGTAACTGTAATGCAGGTCACAAACAAAACCCAACGAAACAACCAGACCATATCATGCTACCTCACTCAAAAAACACTACAGCATATACTTCTCATTTCCTAATCTTATTACCTGTAGAACAAGTATAGAAGCTTTGACATTAACTTCCCATAGCTTGTCAAGGACGGATTCTCGGGTTTCCAAAATCGAATTAACGGAAGGATTTACAGCAGCGTTCGATACAAACACATCAATCTTCCCATATTTCTGTGAGCAAACCAGCAAGTTTCAATCACTTGAACAGAATACATAAACAAACACTAACTATAAAATTTACTAGGGCAAAGATACTAAGACCTTTAAACATTGATCTTCAAAAATTAAATGTGAAACCAAGAACACAAACTATGTCTCACCTGAACAGTTTTGTCTATAAGATTTTTCCTTTGCTGAGCATTTGAAACATGACAAACAATCCCAAACGCCTCAATTCCCTTCCCCCTTAGCTTTTCAACTGCCTCATCCACGTTTTTCTGGGACAATTTGATCAAAAGAGCTCCATCAAGTTATCTATTCTCAATTATTATTTCTTAGCAGGTAGGAATAAAGTAATGAAAGAAATCAAATTTGAGTATGGGTAAGAAAAGCCAGATGcgtaaatttcaaaattattgaAGGCAAAGATTGAATTCAAGTAGTACGGCGTCGAAACCTGCTTTCGGGAAGAGATCACGACGGAGGCACCTTCGATACCTAGACGCTCTGCGATACTGAAGCCG
This genomic interval from Humulus lupulus chromosome 8, drHumLupu1.1, whole genome shotgun sequence contains the following:
- the LOC133794843 gene encoding tropinone reductase-like 3 — protein: MEKSYKIGKRFEGKVAIVTASTQGIGFSIAERLGIEGASVVISSRKQKNVDEAVEKLRGKGIEAFGIVCHVSNAQQRKNLIDKTVQKYGKIDVFVSNAAVNPSVNSILETRESVLDKLWEVNVKASILVLQDAAPHLTKGSSVVFISSIAGFQPDRTLAMYGVTKTALLGLTKALAAQMAPNTRVNCVAPGFVPTHFADFLTRDAAIKQELEEKTLLKRLGTTEDMAAATAFLASDDASYITGETLVVAGGTQSRL